A single window of Rhizobium sp. CCGE531 DNA harbors:
- a CDS encoding TIGR03862 family flavoprotein codes for MTEKQIAIIGGGPAGLMAAETLSLLGHRITVYDSMPTVARKFLLAGKSGLNITHSEDYHLFADRFGAASVRLRAALDEFGPNDVRAWAEGLGTETFVGSSGRVFPKVMKASPLLRAWLARLEARGVSILMRHRWCGFENDCLLFETPRGREAVRHDAVLLALGGASYARLGSDTAWVSWLRDKGIDIAAFQPANCGFDVTWSAPFSERFAGEPLKAVTAISEAGTVPGEFVISKTGIEGSLVYAHAASLRDRLTRKGDASLIVDLAPGRNEERLARDLARQDPKASFTNRLRKGAGIEDVKAGLLRELADPAALSHPERLAHLIKALPIPLLRPRPIAEAISSAGGIRWDGIDKGYMLKKLPGMFVAGEMIDWEAPTGGYLLTACFATGRAAAKGMDSWLKGV; via the coding sequence ATGACTGAAAAGCAAATCGCAATCATAGGCGGCGGACCGGCGGGGCTGATGGCGGCGGAGACCTTATCCCTGCTCGGTCATCGTATCACCGTCTACGACAGCATGCCGACGGTCGCGCGCAAGTTTCTGCTGGCGGGGAAATCCGGTCTCAACATCACCCATTCGGAAGATTATCATCTTTTTGCCGACCGCTTCGGCGCAGCTTCCGTCCGATTGCGAGCCGCACTTGATGAATTCGGCCCCAATGACGTCAGGGCCTGGGCTGAAGGATTGGGAACGGAAACCTTCGTCGGCTCTTCCGGGCGGGTCTTCCCGAAAGTCATGAAGGCATCCCCGCTCCTGCGCGCCTGGCTAGCGAGGTTGGAGGCGCGAGGCGTCAGCATCCTGATGCGGCATCGCTGGTGCGGTTTCGAGAATGACTGCCTGCTGTTCGAGACGCCGCGGGGACGAGAGGCTGTCCGGCATGACGCCGTTCTGCTGGCGCTCGGCGGTGCAAGCTATGCCCGGCTGGGTTCGGACACGGCGTGGGTGAGCTGGCTTCGCGACAAGGGAATCGATATCGCCGCCTTCCAGCCGGCCAATTGCGGTTTCGACGTGACCTGGAGCGCGCCGTTCAGCGAACGCTTTGCCGGCGAACCCCTCAAGGCCGTCACGGCGATATCGGAGGCCGGAACCGTCCCCGGCGAATTCGTCATTTCGAAAACCGGGATCGAGGGCAGCCTCGTCTATGCGCATGCCGCCTCGCTACGCGATCGTTTGACAAGAAAGGGTGACGCATCGCTCATTGTCGATCTGGCACCCGGCCGAAACGAGGAGCGCCTGGCGCGTGATCTGGCACGACAGGATCCCAAAGCCAGTTTCACCAACCGGCTGCGCAAGGGCGCCGGCATCGAAGACGTCAAGGCGGGCCTGCTGCGCGAGCTTGCCGATCCGGCGGCACTCTCTCATCCGGAAAGACTTGCACACCTGATCAAGGCCCTGCCGATTCCACTGCTGAGACCAAGGCCGATCGCAGAGGCCATTTCGTCGGCCGGCGGCATCCGATGGGATGGGATCGACAAGGGATACATGCTGAAAAAGCTCCCCGGCATGTTCGTTGCCGGCGAGATGATCGATTGGGAAGCGCCGACGGGAGGCTACCTCCTGACAGCCTGCTTTGCGACCGGGCGTGCGGCGGCCAAGGGCATGGATTCCTGGCTTAAGGGCGTTTGA
- a CDS encoding TetR/AcrR family transcriptional regulator: MSEAKTVKRSTKSADLANAEKTIARAAPERPRLRDAERTSKAILAAATKEFAERGYGGARVDAIAERAKINKRMLYHYFGGKDALYVAVLEGSYIAIRSAEARLDLTHRSPEDGMRDLVVFTWQYFLDHPEFLGILSTENMHKARFLKRSARIFELHSPLVAEISGLLDRGAAVGVFRSDCDPVKIYMSIAALGSFFLTNRWTLSTIFRRNLSEKAEIDAWGEHIVDVIFAYLRP; the protein is encoded by the coding sequence ATGTCGGAAGCCAAAACCGTGAAGCGCAGCACAAAGAGCGCAGACCTTGCGAATGCAGAAAAAACGATCGCGCGCGCAGCTCCGGAACGGCCTCGCCTCAGGGATGCGGAACGCACCAGTAAGGCGATCCTCGCAGCCGCAACCAAGGAATTTGCCGAGCGCGGCTATGGCGGCGCGCGCGTCGATGCCATTGCCGAGCGCGCCAAGATCAACAAACGGATGCTTTATCATTATTTCGGCGGCAAGGATGCGCTCTACGTCGCCGTTCTGGAGGGCAGCTATATCGCCATCCGCTCGGCGGAGGCGCGGCTCGATCTCACGCATCGTTCGCCCGAGGACGGCATGCGGGACCTCGTCGTCTTCACCTGGCAGTATTTTCTGGATCATCCCGAATTCCTCGGGATTCTCAGCACGGAAAACATGCACAAGGCGCGCTTCCTGAAGCGCTCGGCGCGCATTTTCGAGTTGCATTCCCCGCTCGTCGCCGAAATCTCCGGCTTGCTCGACCGAGGTGCCGCAGTCGGCGTCTTCCGTAGCGATTGCGATCCGGTGAAAATCTATATGAGCATTGCGGCACTCGGCTCGTTCTTCCTGACGAACCGCTGGACGCTCTCGACGATCTTCCGCCGCAACCTCTCCGAAAAGGCCGAAATCGATGCGTGGGGCGAGCATATCGTCGACGTCATTTTCGCCTATCTGCGTCCCTAG
- a CDS encoding Gfo/Idh/MocA family oxidoreductase, giving the protein MATKPIGIIMHGITGRMGYNQHLVRSILAIREQGGVLLSNGDRLMPEPVLVGRNAEKIEAVARKHGLSKTTTDLDAALADPNNTIFFDAGSTQMRVELIEKAIAAGKHVYCEKPISETLEEALSVAASAERRGVKNGVVQDKLFLPGLRKIAMLRDSGFFGKILSVRGEFGYWVFEGDWGVKAQRPSWNYRRQDGGGMILDMLPHWRYVLDNLFGEVKSVSCLGATHIPSRVDENGNTYAADADDAAYATFELEGGVIAHINSSWAVRVRRDDLVTFQVDGTHGSAVCGLMRCWTQHRVNTPKPVWNPDQPQTIDFFDTWDEVPDTQAFDNGFKVQWEDFLRHVAEDAPWKFTLREGAKGVQLAELAQKSWAERRWIDVPSLSAR; this is encoded by the coding sequence ATGGCAACGAAGCCGATTGGCATCATCATGCACGGCATTACCGGCCGCATGGGCTATAACCAGCATCTCGTACGCTCCATCCTGGCGATCCGCGAACAGGGCGGCGTCCTGCTGTCGAACGGCGACCGGCTGATGCCCGAGCCGGTGCTCGTCGGCCGCAATGCCGAAAAGATCGAGGCCGTTGCCCGCAAGCACGGTCTGTCGAAGACCACGACCGATCTCGATGCCGCTCTTGCCGATCCCAATAATACGATCTTCTTCGATGCGGGTTCGACGCAGATGCGCGTCGAGCTTATCGAGAAGGCGATTGCCGCCGGCAAACATGTCTACTGCGAAAAGCCGATCTCCGAGACGCTCGAGGAGGCGTTGTCGGTCGCTGCTTCGGCAGAGCGGCGCGGTGTCAAGAACGGCGTCGTCCAGGACAAGCTGTTCCTGCCGGGCCTGCGCAAGATCGCCATGCTGCGCGACAGCGGCTTCTTCGGCAAGATTTTGTCGGTGCGCGGTGAATTCGGCTATTGGGTCTTCGAGGGCGATTGGGGCGTCAAGGCGCAGCGTCCGTCCTGGAACTACCGTAGACAAGACGGCGGCGGCATGATCCTCGATATGCTGCCGCATTGGCGCTATGTGCTCGACAATCTGTTCGGCGAGGTGAAGTCCGTCAGCTGCCTTGGCGCGACGCATATTCCGAGCCGCGTCGACGAGAACGGCAACACCTATGCCGCCGATGCCGACGATGCTGCCTATGCCACTTTCGAGCTCGAAGGCGGCGTCATCGCCCATATCAACTCCTCCTGGGCGGTCCGCGTCCGGCGTGACGATCTCGTCACCTTCCAGGTCGACGGCACGCATGGCTCCGCCGTCTGCGGCCTGATGCGCTGCTGGACGCAGCATCGCGTCAACACGCCAAAGCCGGTCTGGAATCCCGATCAGCCGCAGACGATCGATTTCTTCGACACCTGGGACGAAGTGCCGGACACGCAGGCCTTCGACAATGGCTTTAAGGTGCAATGGGAGGATTTCCTGCGCCACGTCGCCGAGGACGCGCCGTGGAAATTCACGCTTCGCGAAGGCGCCAAAGGCGTGCAACTGGCGGAGCTTGCGCAAAAGAGCTGGGCGGAGCGTCGTTGGATCGACGTGCCCTCGCTTTCGGCCCGCTAG
- a CDS encoding dihydrodipicolinate synthase family protein, which yields MTKSLRLPMADGTIAAFTPANEPLIAPVKPAGGHHFNRVAYAAAHVVVDALADNDPWLDRNIDWERTIAFREYLWGLGLGVAEAMDTAQRGMGLDWAGAKELIAHAQSAARGRPDAVIAYGAGTDHLQPGPDIMLDDVIRAYEEQIAYVEGQGGRVILMASRALAAAAKSPDDYIRVYDRILGQVKEPVIIHWLGSMFDPALSGYWGSADDMQAMETAVAIINQNAAKVDGVKISLLSAEKEIGMRRRLDPSVKMYTGDDFNYAELIAGDEQGYSHALLGIFDAVAPAASAALAKLAQNDLDAFHAILAPTVPLSRHIFKAPTRFYKTGVVFLAYLNGFQDHFQMLGGQQSARSIQHLSELFRLADTARVLRDPDLAVYRMKAILATAGID from the coding sequence ATGACGAAAAGCCTTCGCTTGCCGATGGCGGACGGCACCATCGCCGCCTTCACTCCCGCCAACGAGCCTCTGATTGCGCCTGTGAAGCCCGCAGGCGGTCATCATTTCAATCGCGTCGCCTATGCGGCCGCGCATGTCGTGGTCGACGCGCTTGCCGACAACGATCCCTGGCTCGACCGAAACATCGATTGGGAACGCACCATCGCCTTCCGCGAATATCTCTGGGGTCTCGGCCTCGGCGTGGCGGAAGCGATGGATACCGCGCAGCGCGGCATGGGCCTGGACTGGGCCGGCGCGAAAGAGCTGATTGCGCACGCGCAGTCGGCCGCTCGCGGGCGGCCGGATGCGGTGATCGCCTATGGCGCCGGCACCGATCACCTGCAGCCCGGCCCCGATATCATGCTCGATGATGTCATTCGCGCCTACGAGGAGCAGATTGCCTATGTCGAAGGGCAGGGGGGCCGCGTCATTCTGATGGCGAGCCGGGCGCTCGCCGCAGCCGCCAAGAGCCCGGACGATTATATAAGGGTCTACGACCGCATCCTCGGGCAGGTCAAGGAGCCCGTCATCATCCATTGGCTCGGCTCGATGTTCGATCCGGCGCTTTCGGGCTATTGGGGATCGGCCGACGATATGCAGGCGATGGAGACGGCGGTCGCGATCATCAACCAGAATGCGGCCAAGGTCGATGGCGTGAAGATTTCGCTGCTTTCGGCCGAAAAGGAAATCGGCATGCGCCGGCGGCTGGATCCATCGGTCAAGATGTATACCGGCGACGACTTCAATTATGCCGAGCTCATCGCCGGTGACGAACAAGGCTATTCGCATGCGTTGCTCGGCATCTTCGATGCCGTTGCGCCGGCCGCGAGCGCGGCCCTTGCAAAGCTTGCCCAGAACGACCTCGACGCCTTTCATGCGATCCTGGCGCCGACCGTTCCGCTATCGCGCCATATCTTCAAGGCGCCGACGCGCTTCTACAAGACCGGCGTCGTCTTCCTCGCTTATCTCAACGGCTTCCAGGATCATTTCCAGATGCTCGGGGGACAGCAGAGCGCCCGTTCGATCCAGCATCTCTCGGAGCTGTTCCGCCTGGCGGATACGGCGCGGGTGCTGCGCGATCCGGATCTGGCCGTCTACCGGATGAAGGCGATCCTTGCCACGGCCGGCATCGACTAG
- a CDS encoding sugar phosphate isomerase/epimerase family protein: MAVEGLSINLATVRQQYDMRQAVDACLKQDIVAIAPWRDQVHKIGLSEAARIVADNGLKVTGLCRGGMFPAGDAEGRAAAIDDNKRAIDEAAALNADCLVLVVGGLPEGSKDIVHAREMVADGIAAILPHARSAGIPLAIEPLHPMYAADRACVNTLEQALDICDLLGDGIGVAIDVYHVWWDPKLYEQIARAGADGRILAHHICDWLVPTTDLLLDRGMMGDGVIDLKRIRAEIEKAGFFGLQEVEIFSENNWWKRPGEEVLSTCIERFRTVCWRP; the protein is encoded by the coding sequence ATGGCCGTAGAGGGTCTGTCCATCAATCTGGCGACGGTGCGCCAGCAATATGACATGCGCCAGGCGGTCGACGCCTGCCTGAAGCAGGATATCGTCGCCATCGCGCCCTGGCGCGATCAGGTGCACAAGATCGGGCTTTCGGAAGCCGCCCGCATCGTTGCCGACAACGGGCTCAAGGTCACCGGCCTTTGCCGCGGCGGCATGTTTCCGGCCGGCGATGCCGAGGGCCGGGCGGCGGCGATCGACGACAACAAGCGCGCGATCGACGAAGCGGCGGCACTGAATGCCGATTGCCTTGTTCTTGTCGTCGGTGGATTGCCGGAGGGATCGAAGGATATCGTCCACGCCCGCGAGATGGTGGCGGACGGCATTGCCGCGATCCTGCCGCATGCCCGCAGTGCCGGGATTCCGCTGGCGATCGAGCCCCTGCACCCGATGTATGCGGCCGATCGCGCCTGCGTGAACACGCTGGAGCAGGCGCTCGATATCTGCGATCTGCTGGGCGATGGCATCGGTGTCGCCATCGATGTCTATCATGTCTGGTGGGACCCGAAACTCTATGAGCAAATCGCGCGCGCTGGCGCCGACGGCCGTATCCTGGCGCATCATATCTGCGATTGGCTGGTGCCGACCACGGACCTGCTGCTCGATCGCGGCATGATGGGTGACGGCGTCATCGACCTGAAACGCATCCGCGCCGAGATCGAAAAGGCGGGCTTTTTCGGCCTGCAGGAAGTCGAGATCTTCTCTGAGAATAATTGGTGGAAGCGGCCCGGCGAAGAGGTTCTTTCCACCTGCATCGAGCGTTTCCGCACCGTTTGTTGGCGGCCATAA
- a CDS encoding branched-chain amino acid ABC transporter substrate-binding protein, which yields MSLKTLTAATFVASLAFAPLAHADITIGLIAPLTGPVAAYGEQVKNGAQTAVDEINKSGGVLGQKLVLKLGDDAGDPKQGVSVANGFVGESIRFVVGPVTSGVAIPVSDALSENGILMVTPTATAPNLTNRGLTNILRTCGRDDQQATVAAEYVVKNFKDKKIAILNDKGAYGKGLADAFKATLNKGGVTETVNDSLTPGEKDYSALTTKLKQAGVEVIYFGGYHPEAGLLARQLHDIAVKAQIIGGDGLSNTEYWAIANDSAAGTLFTNASDALKNPASQSAVAALKARNIPAEAFTLNAYAAVEVLKAGIEKAGKADDAEAVGAALKKGEAIDTAIGKVTYGETGDLTSQSFSLYKWKGGKIVSAE from the coding sequence ATGAGTCTGAAGACATTGACGGCCGCGACCTTCGTCGCTTCGCTGGCCTTCGCACCTCTCGCGCATGCGGACATCACCATCGGCCTCATCGCGCCGCTGACCGGCCCGGTCGCGGCCTATGGCGAACAGGTCAAGAATGGCGCGCAGACCGCCGTCGACGAAATCAACAAGAGCGGCGGCGTTCTCGGCCAGAAGCTCGTTCTGAAGCTCGGCGACGACGCCGGCGATCCGAAGCAGGGCGTCTCCGTCGCCAACGGCTTCGTCGGCGAAAGCATCCGCTTCGTCGTCGGCCCGGTCACATCGGGCGTTGCCATCCCGGTTTCGGACGCGCTCTCGGAAAACGGTATCCTCATGGTCACGCCGACCGCGACGGCTCCGAACCTGACCAATCGCGGCCTGACCAACATTCTGCGCACCTGCGGTCGTGACGACCAGCAGGCGACCGTTGCGGCCGAATATGTGGTGAAGAACTTCAAGGACAAGAAGATCGCCATCCTCAACGACAAGGGCGCCTACGGCAAGGGCCTGGCGGACGCCTTCAAGGCGACCCTCAACAAGGGTGGCGTTACCGAAACCGTCAACGATTCGCTGACCCCTGGCGAAAAGGATTACAGCGCCCTGACGACGAAGCTGAAGCAGGCAGGTGTCGAGGTGATCTACTTCGGCGGCTACCATCCTGAAGCCGGTCTGCTGGCCCGCCAGTTGCACGACATCGCCGTCAAGGCTCAGATCATCGGCGGCGACGGCCTGTCCAACACCGAATATTGGGCGATCGCCAACGATTCCGCCGCCGGCACGCTCTTCACCAATGCGTCCGACGCCCTGAAGAACCCGGCTTCGCAGAGCGCCGTTGCCGCCCTGAAGGCACGCAACATTCCGGCCGAAGCCTTCACGCTCAACGCCTATGCCGCCGTGGAAGTGCTGAAGGCCGGCATCGAGAAGGCTGGCAAGGCAGATGATGCCGAAGCCGTCGGCGCTGCGCTGAAGAAGGGCGAGGCCATCGACACCGCCATCGGCAAGGTCACTTATGGCGAAACCGGCGACCTGACCTCGCAGAGCTTCTCGCTCTACAAGTGGAAAGGCGGCAAGATCGTTTCGGCCGAATAA
- a CDS encoding aminoglycoside phosphotransferase family protein → MSEDHDSRAYFDLWRLIEDGTPIITHSSRLFPVRRDGEPAMLKIAVAPEEKSGAALMVWWNGVGAARVLEHKDDAILLERATGSQSLADMARNGQDDEASRIICAAVAGLHAPRGLSLPQLIPLADRFRSLEAAACREGGVFARTAATARALLSEPRDVVTLHGDIHHGNILDFAERGWLAIDPKGLVGERGFDYANLFCNPNNSVATTPGRLARQVDIVAEAARLERQSILRWIIAWAGLSAAWLIKDGEVEHVRPTLRIADIAAAELGGMSL, encoded by the coding sequence ATGAGCGAAGATCACGATTCCAGGGCTTATTTTGACCTCTGGCGGCTGATCGAGGACGGTACGCCGATCATCACGCACTCCAGCCGGCTTTTTCCCGTGCGCCGGGATGGCGAGCCGGCCATGCTGAAGATCGCCGTCGCGCCGGAGGAAAAATCCGGCGCCGCGCTCATGGTCTGGTGGAATGGGGTTGGCGCTGCGCGTGTCCTCGAGCACAAGGACGATGCCATTCTGCTCGAGCGAGCGACAGGCAGCCAATCCCTCGCCGACATGGCGAGGAATGGCCAAGATGATGAGGCAAGCCGCATCATCTGCGCGGCGGTCGCCGGGCTTCATGCACCTCGTGGACTATCCCTGCCGCAATTGATCCCGCTGGCCGATCGGTTTCGTTCGCTCGAAGCCGCGGCTTGCCGCGAAGGTGGTGTCTTTGCGCGGACCGCTGCGACCGCCCGAGCTCTGCTGTCGGAGCCGCGGGATGTCGTGACCCTGCACGGCGACATTCATCACGGCAATATTCTGGACTTCGCGGAGCGGGGCTGGCTCGCCATCGATCCGAAGGGCCTCGTGGGAGAACGCGGCTTTGATTATGCCAATCTCTTCTGCAACCCGAACAACTCAGTCGCAACCACCCCCGGCCGCCTCGCGCGGCAGGTCGATATTGTCGCGGAAGCAGCACGGCTTGAGCGTCAAAGTATCTTGCGGTGGATAATTGCCTGGGCCGGCCTTTCGGCTGCCTGGCTGATCAAGGATGGCGAGGTCGAGCACGTTCGACCCACTCTTCGGATCGCGGACATAGCGGCGGCGGAATTGGGCGGGATGAGCCTTTAA
- a CDS encoding FGGY-family carbohydrate kinase, with translation MSDATAYRHIAVIDIGKTNTKVVVLDAGTGVEIAAVKTANSVLKSGPYPHYDIEGLWDFIVSALKGFAGTPGFDAISITTHGASAVLLSDDGSLAMPVLDYEHGYPQVVQDAYAQLRPDFAETFSPGLSVGLNVGAQIHYLKSTLPADFARVATILTYPQYWAFRLTGIAANEVTSLGCHTDLWNPTTQSYSSLVDTLGIRSLMAPVRSAFDALGPVLPALASEMRLTKVVPVYCGIHDSNASLLPHLVENEAPFAVVSTGTWVISFGVGGDLEHLDPKRDALANVDAYGRAVPSARFMGGREFEILTAEIGTASPDAIEGALEKVIENGLMLLPNVVEGSGPFPGRKMQWIGDAADPAERLAAVSLYLALMTEACLDLIGAKGPIFVEGPFAFNRAYLTALAAVTSSNVVALPGSTGTSQGAALLTGIRPTAVAENAPIRADLRGLRRYRQAWRDALAD, from the coding sequence ATGAGCGACGCGACCGCCTACCGCCATATCGCCGTCATCGACATCGGCAAGACCAACACCAAGGTCGTCGTGCTCGACGCGGGGACGGGTGTGGAGATCGCCGCCGTCAAGACCGCAAATAGCGTTCTGAAGTCGGGGCCCTACCCGCACTACGATATCGAGGGACTGTGGGATTTCATCGTCTCGGCCCTCAAGGGCTTTGCCGGTACACCGGGATTCGATGCCATTTCGATCACCACGCACGGCGCCTCCGCTGTGCTGCTTTCAGACGATGGCAGCCTTGCCATGCCGGTCCTCGACTATGAGCACGGCTATCCCCAAGTCGTTCAGGACGCCTATGCGCAATTGCGGCCGGACTTCGCCGAGACGTTTTCGCCCGGGCTGTCGGTCGGGCTCAATGTCGGCGCGCAGATCCACTATCTGAAAAGCACCCTTCCCGCCGATTTTGCCCGCGTCGCCACGATCCTCACCTATCCGCAATATTGGGCATTCCGATTAACAGGCATCGCCGCCAACGAGGTGACGTCGCTCGGCTGCCACACCGATCTCTGGAACCCCACCACGCAAAGCTACTCGTCTCTGGTCGACACTCTTGGCATCCGCTCGCTGATGGCACCCGTGCGCTCGGCTTTCGATGCGCTCGGGCCGGTGCTGCCGGCACTTGCCTCGGAGATGCGCCTCACGAAGGTGGTGCCCGTCTATTGCGGCATTCATGACTCCAACGCCTCGCTGCTGCCGCATCTGGTGGAAAACGAAGCCCCCTTCGCGGTCGTCTCGACGGGGACATGGGTGATCAGCTTCGGCGTTGGCGGCGATCTGGAACATCTCGACCCCAAGCGCGATGCGCTCGCCAATGTCGACGCCTACGGCCGCGCCGTGCCATCAGCCCGTTTCATGGGCGGCCGCGAGTTCGAGATTCTCACCGCCGAAATCGGCACAGCATCGCCAGACGCCATCGAGGGCGCTCTTGAAAAGGTGATCGAGAACGGCCTGATGCTGCTGCCCAATGTGGTTGAGGGGTCTGGCCCTTTTCCGGGCAGGAAAATGCAATGGATCGGCGATGCGGCGGATCCCGCCGAACGGCTCGCGGCCGTCAGCCTTTACCTTGCGCTGATGACAGAAGCCTGCCTCGATCTGATCGGCGCCAAGGGGCCGATCTTCGTCGAGGGTCCGTTTGCGTTCAATCGCGCCTATCTCACCGCCTTGGCCGCGGTGACATCGAGCAATGTCGTCGCCTTGCCGGGTTCGACTGGGACAAGCCAGGGTGCCGCCCTTTTGACAGGCATTCGGCCAACTGCCGTCGCGGAAAATGCGCCGATCCGCGCCGATCTGCGGGGATTGCGCCGCTACCGGCAAGCCTGGCGTGATGCCTTGGCCGATTAA
- the rhaM gene encoding L-rhamnose mutarotase: MTSALERHAFKMTLNPGMEAEYRKRHDEIWPELVELLHQAGVSDYSIHLDRETNTLFGVLTRPKDHSMASLPEHHVMKKWWAHMADIMVTNPDNSPVQSDLVAVFHLP; this comes from the coding sequence ATGACATCAGCTCTCGAACGTCACGCCTTCAAGATGACGCTCAATCCCGGCATGGAAGCCGAATACAGGAAGCGCCATGACGAGATTTGGCCGGAACTCGTGGAACTGCTGCATCAGGCTGGGGTCAGCGATTATTCCATCCATCTCGATCGCGAGACGAACACGCTCTTCGGCGTGCTGACCCGGCCGAAGGATCATTCCATGGCGAGCCTGCCCGAGCACCATGTCATGAAAAAATGGTGGGCGCATATGGCCGATATCATGGTGACCAATCCCGATAATTCGCCCGTCCAGAGCGATCTCGTCGCGGTCTTCCATCTGCCATGA
- a CDS encoding ABC transporter permease — protein MSNGSQAATAEKRAIPDRLGTPFKRIMASWETLLLGVAVAIFIFNSLASPYFLDPYNLSDATFNFTEKAMIAFAMALLVIAGEIDLSVAAIIALASTAMGATAQLGVGTPGLVAIGLGVGLVCGLFNGFLVSALKLPSIVVTIGTMSLFRGISYIVLGDQAYGNYPDSFAYFGQGYVVWVFSFEFVLFIVLAIAFAILLHATNFGRQVYTIGNNDFAARFSGIPVERVKFILFLLTGLMSGIAAICLTSRLGSTRPSIALGWELEVVTMVVLGGVSILGGSGTIGGVVIAAFVMGLVTFGLGLLNVPGIVMSIFIGLLLIITIALPIVARRIKTMSSK, from the coding sequence ATGAGCAACGGTTCGCAAGCGGCGACGGCGGAAAAACGCGCCATTCCGGATCGCCTCGGCACGCCCTTCAAACGGATCATGGCGAGTTGGGAGACGCTGCTGCTTGGCGTCGCGGTCGCGATCTTCATCTTCAATTCGCTGGCCTCGCCCTATTTCCTCGATCCCTACAATCTCTCGGACGCGACGTTCAATTTCACCGAAAAGGCGATGATCGCGTTTGCCATGGCGCTGCTCGTCATCGCGGGCGAGATCGACCTTTCGGTCGCAGCCATCATCGCGCTCGCCTCGACCGCCATGGGCGCTACCGCCCAGCTTGGCGTCGGCACACCCGGCCTCGTCGCGATCGGCCTCGGTGTCGGCCTTGTCTGCGGGCTTTTCAACGGCTTCCTTGTTTCCGCGCTGAAGCTGCCGTCGATCGTCGTCACCATCGGTACGATGAGCCTGTTTCGCGGTATTTCCTATATCGTCCTTGGCGACCAGGCCTATGGCAACTATCCAGATAGCTTCGCCTATTTCGGCCAGGGCTATGTCGTCTGGGTCTTCTCGTTCGAGTTCGTGCTGTTCATCGTGCTGGCGATCGCCTTCGCGATCCTGCTGCATGCGACGAATTTCGGACGGCAGGTCTATACGATCGGCAACAATGATTTCGCCGCGCGCTTTTCCGGCATCCCGGTCGAGCGGGTCAAATTCATTCTGTTTCTCCTGACCGGCCTGATGAGCGGCATCGCAGCCATCTGCCTGACCTCGCGTCTCGGCTCCACGCGTCCCTCGATCGCGCTTGGCTGGGAGCTGGAGGTGGTGACCATGGTGGTGCTCGGCGGGGTATCGATCCTCGGCGGCTCGGGCACGATCGGCGGCGTCGTCATTGCCGCCTTCGTGATGGGCCTCGTCACCTTCGGCCTCGGCCTGCTCAACGTTCCCGGCATCGTCATGTCGATCTTCATCGGCCTTCTCCTCATCATCACCATTGCGCTGCCGATCGTCGCCAGGCGCATCAAGACCATGAGTTCCAAATGA